The genomic window aaattttttctatggTAAAAATCTTCTGTTTTATCTTTCATAACCCTCTCTGTCCCTTGTTTAGGTTGAATTCTTTCCCTATTCACAGTTGCAGTTCCCTTCTTTACTCTTCTCATATATGAtcttttatatctaggtcatatatctatctatttggAGCTTATCTCAGTATTAGTCAATTCCTCATTTCTGCCAAATTACTTCTtactttcccagcagtttttattgaatgaTGTACCCTTAACCAAGTAGTtgggatttggggttttttgagtACTATATTACTAGCGttcatttgcttatttttgtTGTATGCCTGATCTATTGTACTTATCAACTTCTCAATTTTTTAGTCATCCCCAAATTTTTTTGATATGTTTTGTAGCATTTTTTGAGATAGAGTACTATCTAAGATTGTCCTGTCCCTCTCTTttaccccctttcccctctttattTCCCCTTGAGATTTCTTCCCactgaattttgttaatattttttgtaattctatAAAGTGATATTTTGATAGTTTAGTATGGCATTGcatatataagttaaataaattaacTGTTTTTATAAATTATGTCTAAAGGAATTCTGTAAATTATTTTGCTATTCATAACATTTAGTTAAAAATCACTACTCTCATTGAAAAGAACcttattttctatatatacaattttaattAGTCATATACCTGGATATCTCTAGTGATCTtcaaatggtcttttttttttgttttaatttgtcacAAAACTGATTGGAGaaattttatgggtttttttctttagtattagattcttttatttaaatcttaatagtattttattttttccccaaggtgcatttaaagatagttttaagcattcaattttataagtttttgatttccaaatttttctccttccctacctttccctctccccaagacagcaagcaatctgatataggtacaatcatgttaaacatattttggAGAATCGTGAGACCAtagttataaatttaaatatctaAACATACAAACTCTTATTTTTTAGGGTACAGGAGCAGCAAGCTTTGACGAATTTGGAAATTCAAAGTATCAGAATCGCAGAACTATGAGCAGTTCTGATCGTGCAATGATGAATGCTTTCAAAGAAATTACTACCATGGCAGACAGAATCAATCTTCCTCGAAATATAGTTGTAAGTTCTTGTCTACTTCTCTTAAACTGTGCTGGCATTGACTTAGTTAGCATAATATAATGAGCATATGAATTTTTGATATTGTGGCTAATTAAATGGCCTAGAGTTAATTAAACTTAGTTTCTTTGCTTTGAAGGATCgaacaaataatttattcaagCAAGTATATGAACAAAAGAGCCTGAAGGGAAGAGCTAATGATGCCATAGCTTCTGCTTGTCTCTATATTGCCTGTAGACAAGAGGGTGTTCCTAGAACATTTAAAGGTATGTTACCTACATTAAATTTATTATCCAAAAAAATCCTGATTTCATAGATGCTGATTAAAAATAGGTCACAGGTGAATTATCTCTTTTCAGCCGTatcttaaataatttctttacaaATTTCTTATTTTGGGGTAGTCTTTTTCACAATGCCATTTGACCTACTTGAGTTTTCTTTTGTTACCTTGATTATAGAAAATTTCCTAccttcttcttgatttcttttaacCATTTTATTTAGTCCTTTACTTAGATATTTTgttagcttaattttttttcacagtaagCATGCTAATCAAAACAATATTTTGATGTATTAGTTGGTGGCATTATTTTTTGATTGAAGCCTGGTGACACAGGAGAGGCTTTTTTGGAGTGAGAGCTCAAGCACCTTAAGTTTTTATCATTTAGTCAGAGAATCACATAAATCAATCCATGGAGATATAATAgtaattattgttttaataatgTTTAAGATTTgccaaatatttgtaaaaaataacaCTGAGTTAGATAGTTTGACTATGATTATCtccgttttatagatgaggaaacaggaaatACTGATTAATGTTAAATGATCAAAGTGTTAAAATTTGCATATATAGTAGGATGTAAATTATGCTGTAGCTGAAGCTTCTTTGTATGTCTTGTTTCTGTCTTCAGAAATATGTGCTGTGTCACGGATTTCCAAGAAAGAAATAGGGCGGTGTTTTAAGCTAATTTTGAAGGCTCTAGAAACCAGTGTGGATTTGATCACAACAGGGGATTTCATGTCAAGATTTTGTTCAAACCTTGGTCTTCCTAAGCAAGTACAGATGGCAGCTACACACATTGCCCGCAAGGCTGTGGAGCTGGATCTGGTGCCAGGCAGGAGCCCCATTTCTGTGGCTGCCGCTGCGATTTACATGGCTTCCCAGGCCTCAGCAGAGAAAAGGACCCAGAAAGGTGAGTGCTGCATTTCGGCCAGCCCCAGCCAGAGGATTTGGGGTggattcggggggggggggttgatggGCTCagcccgtgtgtgtgtgtgtgtgtgtgtgtgtgtgtgtccaggcCAAGCTTCCAGACAGGAGTTCTTCAGATGCTGCTTTTTGTCTACTGGAGAATTATAAACCACTATAAATGTTtggaatcttttctttctttaaacttGTAACTTTTTTAATTGCTGAATTCTttgttgccatttttttccttttttaaagactagcagggcatctaggtggcacagtggataaagcactggccccggagtcaagaggacctgagttcaaatgtggcctcggacacttaataattacctagctgtgtgatctgaggcaagtcatttaatcccattgccttacagaaaaaaaaaaataaaacaaaaaagctaGCACTACAGATTTTACAATCTGAGCTGGTGCTGTCAGAGTAAATTTGGTTAAAATGGCATGAAATGTTTATGGCTTAACCTGACAGCGCTGATGATTATCCActcatattatttattaaaaaaaaatcattacttgGTCTTCTCTGTATATACCTCAAAAGAGAGCAGCAAAGAGTTAGGGTGACCTGAGAAGAAGACTTGAGCCAGTATCACTGCACTTGTACCAGCAGTTGCAGATTAGGTGCCTGACTGCACAGGGAAATTACAGATCTCCTGCCATGCTTCTAACTTCTTCTCAAGGGCTCAAAAGGAAAGGAATGCTTATGGAAGTTCTCTTTTCATGCTACCCTCAATTATACTTCCACATATTAATATGGGCTGAAGTTTAGAATCatattctataatattatttAGGTATAAGTAATTTGGCACTCAGAAGTTCAGCTTGTTGTACTTTGAAGGATAGAAAGTTATTTAAGAGAATGAATGTTTGTGGCTAAGGTTTTCTATCTTGGTACATTGCTCAAAATTGCTGTCATGAGATCAGGATCTCCCTGTATGTCTTAGATTTAGTTTTATCAGCTTAAAAGGTCCCTTTATACCCACCTATGCTGATAACAGTTTTGTAAAGAAGTGATCAGAAAGCACAGGGAATAGTTTCCAAAAATCGAAGTACTGGTCTCTgtcccctttttcctcccctgCTTCATACCCCGCCATCTTGTGGACTTAGTGGTGAAACTGATAATGTTCTATTAGCTATTTACTTTACTTAGCACATTTTAATAACTAACATGAAAATCTCATCTATATCTTTACTAAGTTCAGAATTTTTAGTATCTTGATATTTTTGTTGTAATATAAAAGagtagaatataaatataatgtaatataaatgtaatataaaaaatagaattttttaaaatgggaacttaatttttttattggtttAAAAAGGCACTTTATTAAAGTTAGAGCTAATTTGAACACATTTGTAGGTAACAAGGAAGGAGGAACAACTGTTTATGAGATGTTGAgtataagaaaaaggagaggatgaCTGACCAAAGTCATGTAGACTGGCAGGAAAGGGAATAAGGGCAATAGTAGAAGGTCTACCCTGGgaaaggaggaataagaggatgGGAGGTGATGATGAAGTATAGAATGAAGAGGAGAGAGCtcagtggcagagaattggagaTAACTGTGTTGAGATATAGATACTGAGGAGGGTGATGGTGAGTCCACAAAAGAAGAGTAAAAGATGGTGTGCAGCAGCAAGAGCCTACTGAATAGTGTAGAACACATCTGATGTATGGTCCTGTCAGAACAGCAGAGGGACTGCCCAGAGGCAAAGGGGCCATCTAGTCTGGGCATGTGGGAAGGGGTCAGACTCTAGTGTGTGGAGACCAGCTTAAAGCTAAACTGGTTAACTTATagtaaatcattatttttaaaaggtagatGAAAAGGAGACTGGAGCGTATAGGTGATAGACTGGCAACACTGAGTGATTGGTGAAGTGCTTACCAGATTTGGTTTATAAAAATGTGATTCCTCCAGACACTGCTCTGTAGAGACTTGTTGTGCCATCCAGGGGGCCTAGACATCTTGTGGACCCTGCCATTTTAACATCAGtgtgagaagaaaaattattgagtctgtgatttgttttttattttgttttggactCTTAGAAATTGGAGACATTGCTGGAGTGGCAGATGTGACAATCCGTCAGTCCTACAGACTCATCTACCCTCGAGCCCCAGATCTGTTTCCTGCAGACTTCAAATTTGACACCCCGGTGGACAAACTGCCCCAACTGTAAACTGCTTTATGTATGTTAAACTTTCATGAACATTGAACTTGCCTCTTGTAAGAACTGTATAACGTGCTGAGATTGAGCCTTATAAAATGAGGTTGGAAAAACAGATGGGAAGATGCAGCAGTATGGAACACAATGCACATTCCAAGGCTAAGCAAAATAACTGTGgcattttgtatgtatatattagttaaagtaaatatttaatgatgaCAGTTAAGATTAATTTCTTAttgtatttcatttcttttgtagcATTCTAGTAAATTGTATTTTGGAAGATATTTGAAATTATGTAATTCCtgaataaattgttttccaaaaataACTTGTTCCACAAATTATGTATTTCATTGTGAATAATAAAGCGAGTCTGAAACAGGATCATTTCATAATCTTGACAATGTTTTCCTATCTAGCATGGCAGACAGATAAAGCCAAAGGCTTTACTTATGACCAGTTAATGAAGATACACAATAGGAGGGAGATCCTCAGTATACCAGATAATATGTTCCTGAAATGTGAACAAAGCCAAAATTGTCCTGAACATTTTGTCTTGATACTCAGAAGATAACTTGATAATGCTCTATTATTCAGggctttttctcatttttatgattttttttttttgttcttaagtgaccttgatttttaaatatctctcccttctcccctccctaaacaaagaatgaaagagaggaaCAGTTCGGCAAATCTTGCCAGCCAGAGCATCCCTGATGGTCTACTTTATCACACCTCCTCCCTCACTTTTgtgtaaatgttttgttttgtttttccaactctTATCTGGAACTAAGTTTGGACAATTAGAATTATGCATGAAGTTTTAACCATGACTTTTGACACCCCTTTCTTGTTTCTCATAGATTTGCAAAGAAAAATGCATGAAGTGGTCAGAGATGTACTCAGATGTCAGGGAAACAATATACTTAATGGTGTTAAGGTTTTAAGATTCTCAATGTTGTATTAATTACTACCACAACACTACAGcaataagaatgaaaaaggaaaccaGCTATCTGTCCTTAAATTGAGTTGGAAATTTTTGAGTGTTTGTCTTGTGGGATTACCAAAATGTATGAGACTGTACCCTCTCTTGGAATTTACAGCCTAGTGGGATAGGTCCTAGTTAGTACATGAATGTGTGTCTGAAGAAGGGTTGTGAGTGATATAATATCACTGGAATATAGGAGTGGAATGAATTCTAATGAATGTTCCAAAAATGCTCCGTGGAGCATTGATAGCATGGTCAAAGTCTTTAGAAAGGCTTAGGATTTTGAGTGATAAAGCAGGTAATCCTGGTTGGAAGTATAGGAGAAAAGGGTATATTTAGATAATAAACCCAATTTGTATGGCATTTTTAGGATGCTTGTTAAGGGAATGGAACAGTAATTTTAGAGCAGCAAAGGACTTTTGAGGATATTTCATCCAACagtggttttagaaaaaaaaaagacagatttttaTCTGGGACATATTAGAGTTAATGATGAGAAAAGCAGTTTAGAAGAGACATAGCTAGAAGTAAAGAGTCGTATTATGGAGTCTTCAGAAGAGGTGGATGTTGATGCCATAAAGTCACTGAAAGAGGAGAAGTAAGATATAGAACTATTTTTAgggggagagaaaatgaaaaggagatgggAGAACATGTAATGACACAAACAAAGCAGATTGGTTTTTAAAAGGGGTTAGCTTGAAGGAGAGTTGGCAATTCAGTTTCTCAGTGAGGTCAGGGTTGATGGGGGAAGATTACTGAGAAAGATGGGGCAGTTTAGTCATTTGATATCAGGTGAGGAATTTCAGTTCAATGTAGAACCAAAATCTAGATTGCAAAGAGAAGGAGTGAATTAAACAGATAGTTCAAGGAAGGAGACTGGTAAGGTAATAATGATAAGCTTTAGAGTAGAAAGACCTAAGCAAGTTTATAAACAGAGAAGGAAGGTTCCAGATGACAAATTCAGAAATTAGGGCATGGACTCAAGAGCACTTAGTCACATACAAGCAGGAGGGTAGACAGATACCTTCCTTCCTCAAAAGAATCTGAGATGAGGCAGAGCCAAAAGGGTGAAGAAAAAGCAGTTACTCAATTGAGCTTTCCCCAAAACCTTTTCAACACCATTAAATAATTTCTGGAGCAGCAAAAACCACAAAAGGAtagggtgaaataatttttccagCCAAAGACAACTTCGAAATTCAACAGGAAAGGTATTTTACACTTGGTTGAGAGTGGAGCATGGACTGTACCAGCTTAGACCCAGCCCAAGAACCCAGGAGCTGGCCTTGGGAGCCATTGAACCAGCAGTGGCCAgcagctgcttctggagctctcagcccAAAGATGGTAAGAGGGTGGAATGACTGGTCAGAAGAATACCTTCATTGTCACTGAGGCAGGACCCAGTTACTTTGCCCCATACTCTGATCCAGATGGCAGTCCTGAGTAGCAAGTGAGGAGAAGCACTAGCAGAGCTTGTGGCCTTGGGGGAAAacggaccctcctcacagttccagggcaaaaaAAGATTGCTGGTGGTTGATCTGACAGAGCACATTTCTCCTTActccttggaagaactgaaaattttataGCTCCTTAGAAGTATCTCTGTTAAGAGCTGCACAAAATGCctaaagcttgggacagtgtgtgCCCCCCACCCTGAAAGCAGAAACAAGACTGGAAAATtaagcaaacaatagaaaaaattgagaagaaaaaatgaattggttttgaaaatcaaataagataggtagaggaagaattggaagagaaatgagtgtgatgcaagaaaatcatgaaaaaggagtCAGGAGCTTAATAAAGGAGACACCAAAAAAATACAGGAgagaataataccttaaaaacagattaggagggggcagctaggtggtgcagtggatagagcaacggccctggagtcaggggtacctgggttcaaatctggtcccagacacttaataattacctagttgtctggccttgggcaagccacttaaccccattgccttgtaaaaaaaaaaaaaaaaacaaacttaaaaacaGATTAGgccaaatggttaaaaaaaaaaagtaccccccccaaaaaaatcccatTGAGAATGCATTGAGAAACCGAAATGACCAGATGGGGGAAAAATGACACAAAAACTTACTTTAGGAAAAAagtccttaaaaaatagaattggccaaatggaaaaggagataccaAGTCTCActggaaaatataatttcttaaaaattagaactgagcaaATATGAGTTAATGACTGagcaataataaaacaaaaaccaaaagattggaaaaaatagaagataatgtgaaatgttggaaaaacaactggcccaaaaattatagacccaggagaaataattttaaaattatttaaaattacctGAAAGAcctgatcaaaaaaagaacctagacattatctttcaagaaattatccaggaaaactacACTAATACTCTAGAACCAGAGAACAaagcagaaattgaaagaatctactgattacCTCTtcaaagagattccaaaataaaaggtTTAGCAGCCTCTCCATTAAAGAATTGGAGGACTGATattttcagaaggcaaaagagcttggattacaagcaagaatcaagtacccagcaaaattgagcataatctttttcgggaaaaagatggacattcaatgaaactggggacttacaaactttcctgatgaaaagaccagacctgaacagaaaatttgatcttcaaatgcaagacAAAAGAGAaccattaaaaaaggaaactgtttacatttcttcatggaaagataatactggtaactcataagaattttctcattattgtgACAGTTAAGATGTGTGTGAGttaaatatgaagggatgatatctacCAAAAATAAAGGTGTGAGAGGAATATATTAGGAGAAAagacagaatggggtaaattatctcaaaaagagacaaggaaaagcttggagagaaaaggaggaggaaagggagaatgaaTGAACCTTACTCATCAGAACTGACTTGAGAGTCAAGCatgcacactcaattgggtatagaaatctgtcttaccccacatgaaaatggggtggggggagtgataAAAAGAAGGGCAGATTAGGGgaggaaatcaaggaaaacaCTTGAGGGAGGGTTAGAGTGAAAGAATAAACTTGGGGGGgtagaaataggatggagggagatAATTAGCAAaagtaattgaaaattttttgaaatatgtttctcttctaaaggcctcatttttcaaagaCATAGAATACtgaatcagatttataagaataagccattccccaattgataaatggtcaaaggatatgagcagacaTTTTTCAGAAATAATCAGTTATCTAtagccacattaaaaaaaatactctgttGATTGTAGAAAGGCAAATAAACAATTCTGAGGTCCTACCACACACCTgttagattgactaataggagagaaatggaaaacaaaaaatgggacattaatgcagtgttgatggagttgtgaaccatTCTATAGAACAATTTGAAACAATGTCCAAAGGTCTAAAAAATCCTTTGACCTGGCAATACCAGAACTAGGTTTGTATCAGAAgggaaaagacctatatgtacaaaaatatggcaaactcttttcttttgacaaagaattggaaattaaccAGATggtcatcaattggagaatggcgaaacaaattgtggtatgtgattatgataggATAATATTTTGCTATATGAAACGAGCAGGATGCTCTcggaaaaacttggaaagatttatatgaggGTGAAGTTAAATGAAaggtactgtgtacaaagtaatagcaGTATTTCAAGATGATCCGctttgaatgacttagctattcccagcaatacatggtccaagacaactctgaaggactcagatgaaaaatgctatccatccccaaagaACTCATGgtttctgaatatagattgaagcatatttttttttactttatatttcttgaggTCACTGggttttgtattattttgttttttggtctcTATTTTTCAACTTATCTaagatggaaatgttttgcatgtctACACATGTATATAACCTATAATCAGATTGTTTCCTTAATGAGGGGtttaggaagggaggaaaagagagaatttggaactcacaatTTTAAAAACGGAAGTGGAAAACTTTTTGCATgcaactggggaaaataaaatgctaaataaattcagaaaagtttGAGGAGTTTTGCAAATACTGTGATTTGGCATAGAGATATGAGAGGACAGGGTTGAGTCAAGTGATGGAGTGCGTTaaatttcagacaaagaaattgaagctacAAAAACTACAGGGGATGGTTTAAAAGTTAGAGgtgggggtgtctaggtggcgcagtggataaagcaccagccctagagtcaggagtacctgggttcaaatctggtctcagacacttcataatgacctagctgtgtggccttgggaaagccacttaaccccattgccttgcaaaaaaaaaaaaaaaaaccctaaaaaaaataaaataaaaagttagagGTGATAAACAGGGAGGGGTACCTAGGTCAGGTCCTGTGTTTGCTTTCAAAGATCTTATGTCATAATGGAAGTTGGGTAGAGAATGGGTAACAACTTATGTAGAAATAGCTATAAAATAATTACAAGGTAATACTGGGTAGAGAAAGGCCCTAGGGAGCACCAGGAAAAGCTTCATACCATCTTCATGCAGGTGGTGCTTAAGGGGGAAGTTGGAAATAATACCCCCAATCCGGGAATAGGGAAAAGCCAGGGCACCAAGACAGGAGATGGAATATTATGTGTCAGAAAAAGTAAGAAGGCCTCGGGGTACCTGAACTACAGAATCCATAGAGAggtgaagggagggagaaaaaaagaaaatgggaatgatagGAACATTTAGAGGTTACTAGAGGGCACAGTGGCTgccagaatcaggaaaactagtTCAAATGGTctgtgacccaaggcaagtcattttaattaatggagataataataatagtaataataatagcacttaaacCCAGTGGTGGTTGATAAAATGAtacatttgtaaaacattttgtaacCCTTAAAAGcgctatataaatataagctatcATTTTGAACACATCAAAGGAAAACcagtttctgggtaattattGATTAGGCTAGTTAATGATAGTTTCtcttgataatgataatagtgatTTCTCTTGATAAAAGATAAAAGGCATGGAGAACTTGAAAGCTTTAAATCCTTGAAAAAGAAGAGATTCTCttgcaactgaaaatcaactttAATTGATGGATTTTTAAGCATACACACACTAGTAACTAGGGCTAGAAGTCTTCGGCTCCTGCTGAGAATTTGGTTCGATCATGAGACTCCGCCACCACCAGCAATCTGGGCAGAGGAATCTTATCATCCAGATCACTTTGGTTGGTTTTCTCCAATAGTTGTCACCCTAAACTCtgatgaagaggtacaaagatagGATCTCTTTTCCATGGAGCAAGAATTAATCCAGACAGAACTCTGTTTACCCTCTTAACAGAAGTAAGGTCTCCTAGTTGGGTAGAGTCTGGTTCAAGATGGGACGAGCAGGTTCCCCAAGGGTTAGGGGGTAAATTGTCAGCCATGTCCTTCAGAGCTGACCTTCCACAGAAGCTTGGccacaatgaagaaataaaggagacAAAATTTGGCTCTTAATAATTGGTTattcatagaataaaaataatggttattcatagaataaaaaaatttcaaacatgAACTGAGGTGGTCCCACCGGAAAGGGAAAATGGTATGTGGAAGGAAGTAAAGGTTGAGGGTAAAAGGTAGATTTGACTTTGCACATGTTTTgcttgaatttctgttaagacaTTCAAGTAGAAATGTCCTATGGGTCCAGAGCTCTAAAAGGAGAGAAGAGTCAAGACTAAAgggatttgggagtcatctgcagAGTTATGGTAGTTGGAGCCCATGGAGAAATTGCCTTGAAAGAGAAGAACCTTGGGAAATAGCCACTTTTAAAGAGCAGGATAAAGATAGGAGTCAGTGAGGTAAACCAATTATATCTCAGAGTAAAGCTCATGTGcccagaagaggaagaagagttaGAACCATATACTACAGGGGGGTTGCAAACCAGACCAACAAGCTTGGTTTTGACTCCTGGGAAAATGGTAGACTATTTTATTAAAGAGATAGTTAATGAGCAATCCAGAAAGGAAAATAGTGATTACAAAGAGTCAGTATGGCTTCCACAAGAATAAACCATATCATGAGCAAGCCATTTCCTTTTTGACAGGGTTATTAGACTAATATAGATCAGGGAAATTGTCGTTTACTGAAATATAGGCAGTTTTCTCATGCTCTTTTGTGGACAACACATGGAAAAGCATAAGCTAGATACAAGTGCAATTAGATGACTCAGAGCTGCTTGATCTTTATAGACTCAAGGAATGATGTCGATCTTGGCAATATCAACCTGGCATTAGTCCCCAGTGAAATGTCTCAGGGATCTATGCTTAGCCCTgggttatttaatatttttagccATTCAGTTCAACAGATGTCTTAGATTTTTAGAATGCGGTTATCTAGTTCAATCCATACTGCAGAGAAAGACTCTCTTTAGTGACAGGcaggattatttcagaaaaacctggaagacttacatgaactgatacaacgtgaaatgagcagatccaagagaacattgtacacaatgaCAGCAATGTACTTTTCAACAGCTACTCTGAGCAGTGCAGTGATCTGTGACAGTGCCAAAGGATTCAGGATGAATAATGCTATCTACCACCAGAGAACTGTTGAATTCTAAGTACAGATTAGggcatatttttttcactttcttttttattttttagcaacataa from Macrotis lagotis isolate mMagLag1 chromosome 2, bilby.v1.9.chrom.fasta, whole genome shotgun sequence includes these protein-coding regions:
- the GTF2B gene encoding transcription initiation factor IIB, giving the protein MASTSRLDVLPRVTCPNHPDAILVEDYRAGDMICPECGLVVGDRVIDVGSEWRTFSNDKATKDPSRVGDSQNPLLSDGDLTTMIGKGTGAASFDEFGNSKYQNRRTMSSSDRAMMNAFKEITTMADRINLPRNIVDRTNNLFKQVYEQKSLKGRANDAIASACLYIACRQEGVPRTFKEICAVSRISKKEIGRCFKLILKALETSVDLITTGDFMSRFCSNLGLPKQVQMAATHIARKAVELDLVPGRSPISVAAAAIYMASQASAEKRTQKEIGDIAGVADVTIRQSYRLIYPRAPDLFPADFKFDTPVDKLPQL